The nucleotide sequence TGGAACTGGCCCGGGCCGGACACAAAGTGGTGCCCACCTGCGTGGAAGAAAATTTCCGGCCCGGAACGCTCGCAAAATATTTCGGGCAATACCCGGCACTGGTGCTCAAACCCGCCATAGGCGCGGGCGGACGCGACACTTTCAAAATGTCCGCCCACGATGATCCTTTGAAACCCGCCGCGCTATTCGGCGGAACGGTTCTCATACAGCCTTTCATCCCGGAAATCGAAACCGTCGGCGAACATTCTTTCATTTTCTTCAATGAAGAGTTTTCGCACGCGGTTCTGAAAAAAGCCGGAACCGGCGAATTCAGGGTGCAGGACGACCACGGCGGCACGGTGGAGGCATACAGCCCGTCCGGAGAAGAAATACGGCAGGCGCGGCGGCTGCTGCAATCAGCCGGTCGCGATACGACTTACGCACGCGTTGACGCGGTGAAATGGAACGGCGAATTTCACCTTATGGAACTGGAGATTATCGAGCCGGAACTGTTTTTCCGGTTTTCAAACCACGCAATGAACCGCTTCGCGCTGGCGGTGCGGGCGAAGTGCGGCTAGCTTGTCATGCCGAAACAGGCCCGGCGCGGCAAGCCGCGCGGAACAGTCGGGTTGACATTAAAAAGGGCCCCCCGTCAGTGACGGGGGGCCCTTTGAAAACATCCGCGTTTTACTTTTTCGCGTGGTCGGCCGAATAATTCTCCAGCAGCCGTGCCACGGAGTCTTTCGCGCCCAGCCCCACTGCCAGCGCAACCCCCAGCCCCACAGAGGCCAGAACCGTTATAATCAGATAATTGATTATCGTGGTGGCGATCTGGAGCTGTTCCAAAGCCATCTGGATGGCGAACATTATGATGGACACATAGACCAGTTTTGCCAGCGCATTGCCGCCGGGCACATTGTTCGCCGTGGCGGAATTTTCCACGATCTGCCGAACAAACCGCGCAAACAGCAGTCCGCCGAATACGATTATTATGGAAACCGCCAGGCTGGGAATGAAAGCGATCAGCCTGTTAAGCAGAACCGTTATGGCGTCCAGCTTCAGCGCGCCTGCCGCCAGCGAGAAAAAAACCAGCATGATCATCCAGTACACGGCATAGGAAATCACGTTGGTGGGCGATTTGCCGAACCCCACCCGGGTAAGAATTTCGTTGATGCCGAACCGGGAGGTGGACTCGTCCAGCCTGAATTTCGACAGTATTTTCACCGCCAGCATTTTCGCCGCGCGCGACAGATAAAGCCCGATCAGAAGAAATACCAGCGAAGCCAGTATGTTGGGCACAATATTCATGAATTTAGTCCAGACCGCCAGCAACGGCTCTTTAAACAGCGCGACGATTTCAGTTGCCATAATCTCTCCTTGGTTTCAGCTAAAAGCTGTCCGTACCTGTTTGATTATAGCAAAGTTTAGCGCGCGGCACGGCTGGCCGTATTGCGCAATCTAAAATCCAGCCACAGGACCAATCGGTGCAATTTACCAGCTAACCCTTTAGCGGCCCGTTTTCGTGGGCCGCAAGGGGCGGATAATGACACGACAAACCCGTATGGCATATGCTTCGCAATCCAAAAAAGATACCGGCAGGCATCCGAAGCTGTTGAGAAAAAGCTGACGGCGGTTTACAGACTGGCGAAAAGGGCGAAAACAGTCAAAATGACTGATTTTAAGAACAGGAGAAAACCGCCTCATGGCCAGATTCCCGGCTTGCTTGACAGTTGGCCCGCAAACCTGAAATACACGGTTTTGCGGGAAGCGATAAATTCCTATAATATATATGCTATTATAAAATACGTTTATGACAAATATTAATCTATCCTCTTATCCCGCCGCCGTGAAATTCGGCACTTCCGGCTGGCGCGCTCCCATAGCCGACGGGTTCACCGCATTCAACCTGCAGCGGTTAACCCAGGCCCTTCTTTCCCATATCATTGAAAATCCGGAATACGGATTCCAGGGCGACCAGTACCGCCGCCACTTGAAAGAAAAAGGCCTCAAACACAAGAAACCGCTTGTCATAGTCGGGTACGACACGCGTTTCATGTCGGAACAGTTCGCCCGGCTGGTGGCGGACGTGCTGGCCTCCAATGCGGTGTCGGTAAAACTGGCGCAGAACCCCGCGCCCGTTCCGGCGGTCGCGTTCGCGGTGGTAAAATACGGCGCGGTCGGCGGAGTGACCATCACCGCCAGCGAGGGCCGGCATTTCCTGAGCGGCTTTAAATGGACCCCGTTCTGGGGCGGGCCCGCGATTCCTGAAGTAACCGAGGATATTGAAAAACGCCTGCACGGAACGATTTCTTCGGTAAACCGCGCGGGCCTGCATGAATTCGCGTTCAACAGTCCGCTCGTGGAACCCGTTGACATAAGCGAATGCTACCTGCAGCACATTGAAACGCTGATTGATTTCAAACGGATAAAGAAAGCCGGCTTGAAAATATGCGTGGATCCGCTGTTCGGGTCGGCCATTTCATACCTGCGCCCGCTGCTTGAGCGGGCCGGGCTCAAGCCCGACGGCATCCACGAATACCGGGATGTGCTGTTCGGAGGGAAACCCCCCTACACCGGGCCGGATTCCCTGGCGGACCTTTCCAAGCGCGTCACCGGAAACAGGCTGGATATCGGCGTCGCGTGCGACTGTGACGGCGACCGGTTCGGCATTATTGATTCCGACGGCAACTGGATCTCGCCCAATGAAGTGCTCGCGCTCGCGCTGGATCATCTGGTGCGCAACCGCGGCATGAAAGGCCGGGTATGCCGCAGCGTGGTGACTTCGCATTTCGTGGACGCGGTGGCCCGCAGCCACGGCCTGGAAATACGCGAAACGCCGGTCGGCTTCAAATTTGTGGGCGAACTGATGCGCACGGGCAATTATATTATCGGAGGCGAGGAGTCGGGCGGGTTTTCCATTCTCGGCCATGTGCCGGAGAAAGACGGAATGCTCGCCTGCATGCTGATTATCGAAATGCTCGCCTACGACAAGAAACCGCTAAAAAAAATACGGCAGGATCTGCATAAGCGGCTCGGCGAATTTTTCAGCGTGAAGACCAGCATGCCCATAATGGACGACATGGAACGCATGATCGAACGGCTGACGCTCAAGCCGCCGCTGGCGCTGGCAGGTTTTTCAGTCTGGCGCATAGACCAGACCGACGGGTTCAAATTCATCCTGCGCGACGGTTCATGGCTTGGGCTGCGGCCCTCGGGCACGGAGCCGATGGTGCGCATTTACGCCGAAGCGACGGGCCAGAAAAAACTGGATCAGCTGGTGCAGGCCGGAAAAGAGATAATCAAGGGGAAATTCTAAGATGAAAACCAAAATAACCAAAATAACTGCCAGAGAAATTCTTGACTCCCGCGGCTTTCCCACGGTGGAAACGGAAGTGCTTCTTGCCGACGGATCAGTGGGCCGCGCCGCGGTCCCCAGCGGCGCGTCAACCGGAAGCCATGAGGCGCTCGAACTGCGCGACGGCGGCAAACGCTACAACGGCAAAGGCGTGCTCAAGGCTGTCAGAAACGTCGCCCGGATTGAAAAGGCGGTCAAAGGAATGGATGCGCTGAAAATCCGCGCGCTTGACGAAACCCTGCTCAGGCTCGACGGCACCGCCAACAAAAGCAAGCTCGGCGCCAACGCGATGCTGAGCGTTTCCATGGCCGCGCTCAGAGCCGGAGCCGCCAGCAAAAAAACCGCCCTTTACAAACACATCCGCGCCGCCTATTCAATAAAGGAAAAAAACTATCTGCTGCCCGCGCCGATGCTTAACATCATAAACGGCGGCAAGCACGCCGATTCCGGGCTGGACGTGCAGGAGTTCATGATCGTGCCGGTCGGCGCGCCGAATTTTTCCGAAGCGCTGCGCAAGGCGGCGGAAATCTACCAGCAGCTGAAAAAACTGCTCGCGTCGCGCAAAATGACCGTATCCGTAGGCGACGAAGGCGGGTTCGCGCCCCAGATCAGGCGGCATGAAGACGTGCTCAAAACCATCATGGAGGCCGTGCGCAACGCGGGCTATTGCGACAAGGACGTTAAAATCGCGCTCGACTGCGCCGCCAGCGAATTCTGCCATGACGGAACATATGTGTTCGAGGGCAGGAAATGCGACGCCCGGCAGATGACCGCGACCTACGCCGAATGGGTGAAGAAATATCCGATCATTTCAATAGAAGACCCTCTTGCGGAGGACGACTGGGACGGCTGGAAGCACCTGACCGACAAACTGACATCAAAAATCAGCATAATCGGCGACGACCTGTTTGTCACCAACCCCGGCAGGCTCGAAGAGGGCATCAGCCGCCAGATCGCCAACGCGATCCTCATCAAGCTCAACCAGATCGGCACCGTGACCGAAACGGTGGACGTGATCAAAACCGCGCACAAAGCCGGTTATACCTGCGTCATTTCGCACCGGTCGGGTGAAACGGAAGACGCGTTCATCGCCGATCTGGCGGTCGCCGCCAACGCCGGCGCGATCAAAACGGGCGCGCCCTGCCGGTCGGAACGGCTGTGCAAATACAACCAGCTGCTCCGGATTGAAAACGAACTGGGCGCCAAAGCGAAATACGCCAAAGGCCGCGTTTTCAAAGCGGTGAAGTGATTTTAACGCAAAACCGGTTCCAGTCCCCGTGCCGGCAACAGGGCGGGGACAGGAACCGGCTCCGCGCACGACTGTATGAAAAAATTGCGGAAATACTGGATCTATATCGCGGTCGCGGCTACGGCGCTGTTTCTGGCGACCCGCAGCGATTTCCGGGTGCTGATTCTCAACAGCATCGAACTGCACCGGCTCAAGGGCGAAAACGCCCGGCTGGACGCGGAATATGACAGGCTGGCGGCCGAGCATAAAAAACTTCAGGACTCGGACCGGTATCTGGAGCGCGTCGCCCGGAAAGAGCTGAACATGACCAAGCCCGGCGAACTGGAATACCGGTTCGACCCGCCCGGGAAAACGGATAGCCATGACAATCAGGGTAATTCAGATTGAAACGGGCCGCATGGCCAATTTCTCCTATCTGGTCTGCGCCGAAAACGCCGGCAGGGCGGTGCTGGTGGATCCGTCGTGGGATATGGCGAAACTGGAAAAGCATGCGGCGCGGGAAAAAGTCGCCATAGAAGCCTGCCTGCTGACACACGGGCATTATGATCATTCGATGCAACTCGCGCCATTGCTTGAAAAGCTCGGCATCAAGGCGCATATTGACGAACGCGACATTTTCATGCTCGAAGATCTGCCGCAGCGCCTTCTCGCTCCGTTAAACAGCGCCACGAAACTTGAACTGGCCGGCCTGACAATTGAAGTCGTCCCCACGCCGGGCCATTCGCCCGGCTCGGTCTGTTACATCATGGACGGCAATATTTTTACCGGCGACACGCTTTTCACGGGCGCCTGCGGCCGGGTGGATCTGCCCGGCTCGGATCCGCGCGCGATGACGGAAAGCCTGCGCAGGATCGCCACGCTTGATCCGGCGCTTGTCATGTGGCCGGGCCACGCGTACGGAACCGTAAACTCAATTACGCTGGGCGCGGAAACGAAAACCAATCCTTACATAAAATTCGCGCTGCGCGGCATAACGCCGGCCGAATGACTTCGAAACCCGAAAAATGGGCGGTGGTGGCCGATTTCGACGGCACGGTTTCCATGAAAGATGTTTCTGACGAATTATGCTTTCATTTCAAAACCGCCAGCCGGGCCGGGATACGCGGCTCCTACGCGCCGGGCGTGAAAGTCGAGGACTGGCTAGCAGCCTCGTTCGGCGCCATAACCGCGCGGCGCGGCGAAATTGAAAAATTTGTTTCCGGATTTGCGCGCCCGCGCGCGGGTGCGCGCAGATTTTACGAATATTGCAGGCGGAACGGACTCCCTTTTGAAATAGCGAGCGGCGGGCTTGATATTTACATCGCGCCTCTGCTGGAAAAATGGGGGCTTGGCGACAGCCGGTATTTCTGCGCCGCGGTCACTCCCGCGCGGCCGGCCGGGTACAGTGTAAACTACCGGAAAATGCTCGGCCGCGCCGCGACGGTGGACGAATTCAAGGCACAGCGGGTTCGCCGACTGAAAAAACAGGGGTTCAGAGTGCTTTTCTGCGGCGACGGGACAAGCGATCTTCTGGCCGCGCTTGAGGCCGACGCGGTATTCGCGCGCTTCAAACTCGCGCGGCTGTGCGCGCGGGCCGGGAAAAAAACGAAACGCCTTGTCAGCTTTGACGCGGCGCTTAAATTTTTAAAGGACAGAGAACATGCATCCGGAGCTGTTTAATTTAGGACCAGTCCATATCGCCTCGTACGGCGTGATGACGCTGATCGGTTATACCGCCGCCATCTGGTACGCGCACGCGAATCTGGTGCGCATGCAGCTGGATGCCGACCGGTTCTGGAACCTCGTCACCGCCAT is from Elusimicrobiaceae bacterium and encodes:
- the eno gene encoding phosphopyruvate hydratase, whose amino-acid sequence is MKTKITKITAREILDSRGFPTVETEVLLADGSVGRAAVPSGASTGSHEALELRDGGKRYNGKGVLKAVRNVARIEKAVKGMDALKIRALDETLLRLDGTANKSKLGANAMLSVSMAALRAGAASKKTALYKHIRAAYSIKEKNYLLPAPMLNIINGGKHADSGLDVQEFMIVPVGAPNFSEALRKAAEIYQQLKKLLASRKMTVSVGDEGGFAPQIRRHEDVLKTIMEAVRNAGYCDKDVKIALDCAASEFCHDGTYVFEGRKCDARQMTATYAEWVKKYPIISIEDPLAEDDWDGWKHLTDKLTSKISIIGDDLFVTNPGRLEEGISRQIANAILIKLNQIGTVTETVDVIKTAHKAGYTCVISHRSGETEDAFIADLAVAANAGAIKTGAPCRSERLCKYNQLLRIENELGAKAKYAKGRVFKAVK
- a CDS encoding septum formation initiator family protein, which gives rise to MKKLRKYWIYIAVAATALFLATRSDFRVLILNSIELHRLKGENARLDAEYDRLAAEHKKLQDSDRYLERVARKELNMTKPGELEYRFDPPGKTDSHDNQGNSD
- a CDS encoding MBL fold metallo-hydrolase, whose product is MTIRVIQIETGRMANFSYLVCAENAGRAVLVDPSWDMAKLEKHAAREKVAIEACLLTHGHYDHSMQLAPLLEKLGIKAHIDERDIFMLEDLPQRLLAPLNSATKLELAGLTIEVVPTPGHSPGSVCYIMDGNIFTGDTLFTGACGRVDLPGSDPRAMTESLRRIATLDPALVMWPGHAYGTVNSITLGAETKTNPYIKFALRGITPAE
- a CDS encoding HAD-IB family phosphatase; the protein is MTSKPEKWAVVADFDGTVSMKDVSDELCFHFKTASRAGIRGSYAPGVKVEDWLAASFGAITARRGEIEKFVSGFARPRAGARRFYEYCRRNGLPFEIASGGLDIYIAPLLEKWGLGDSRYFCAAVTPARPAGYSVNYRKMLGRAATVDEFKAQRVRRLKKQGFRVLFCGDGTSDLLAALEADAVFARFKLARLCARAGKKTKRLVSFDAALKFLKDREHASGAV